One window of Arthrobacter oryzae genomic DNA carries:
- a CDS encoding glycoside hydrolase family 68 protein yields the protein MHKHPNTPRMLRWRPAAAALAAAVAASAFLAVPSAQANEPSDPPATEMPAPTPGFPLPTEHSQKAYDPAADFTSKWTRADAKQIMAQSDSTVAPGENSMSPDVTMPEIPEDFPTMNDDVWVWDTWSLTDENANQISYKGWDVIFSLVADRKAGYGFDQRHWNARIGYFFRKTNADPAKDKWNYGGHVFADGASIGNTEWSGSTRLMQGNQVNVFYTATTFYDVAERNAGGGGIAPDAAIAKALGKIHADQNGVTFDGFKHTKLLEPDGKMYQTKAQNPGFAFRDPYTFADPAHPGKTFTVFEGNTGGTRGEYECKPEDLGYKAGDPNAESLNEVNSSGAYYQTANVGLAVADNKDLTKWSFLPPILSANCVNDQTERPQIFIQNEGGKNKYYLFTISHQFTYAAGMRGPDGVYGFVGDGVRSDYQPMNNSGLALGSPTDLNLPSESPEAPTPSQNGRQFQAYSHYVQPGGLVQSFIDNVNGVRGGSLSPTVKINFRDGVSQVDRSFGKNGLGPFGYLPTNLKVGGEGLYK from the coding sequence ATGCACAAGCACCCCAATACCCCCCGGATGCTGCGGTGGCGCCCTGCCGCCGCAGCACTGGCGGCGGCCGTGGCGGCCTCCGCTTTCCTGGCAGTTCCGTCGGCCCAGGCCAACGAACCGTCGGACCCGCCCGCCACCGAAATGCCGGCACCCACCCCCGGCTTCCCGCTGCCCACCGAACACAGCCAGAAGGCCTACGACCCGGCAGCGGACTTCACCTCCAAGTGGACCCGCGCCGACGCCAAGCAGATCATGGCGCAGAGCGACTCCACGGTGGCCCCCGGCGAGAACTCCATGAGCCCGGATGTCACCATGCCGGAAATCCCCGAGGATTTCCCCACGATGAACGACGACGTCTGGGTCTGGGACACCTGGTCCCTGACGGACGAGAACGCCAACCAGATCAGCTACAAGGGCTGGGACGTCATCTTCTCCCTGGTCGCCGACCGCAAGGCGGGCTACGGCTTCGACCAGCGCCACTGGAACGCCCGGATCGGCTACTTCTTCCGCAAGACCAACGCCGACCCGGCCAAGGACAAGTGGAACTACGGCGGACACGTCTTCGCTGACGGCGCGTCCATCGGCAACACCGAGTGGTCCGGTTCCACCCGCCTCATGCAGGGCAACCAGGTCAACGTGTTCTACACGGCCACCACGTTCTACGACGTTGCCGAGCGCAACGCCGGCGGCGGCGGCATCGCCCCTGATGCAGCCATCGCCAAGGCGCTGGGTAAGATCCACGCCGACCAGAACGGCGTGACCTTTGACGGCTTCAAGCACACCAAGCTGCTGGAGCCGGACGGCAAGATGTACCAGACCAAGGCACAGAACCCGGGCTTCGCTTTCCGCGACCCGTACACGTTCGCTGACCCGGCCCACCCGGGCAAGACTTTCACGGTCTTCGAAGGCAACACCGGCGGCACCCGCGGCGAATACGAATGCAAGCCCGAGGACCTCGGCTACAAGGCCGGCGACCCGAACGCTGAAAGCCTCAACGAGGTCAACAGCAGCGGCGCCTACTACCAGACGGCCAACGTGGGGCTGGCAGTGGCGGACAACAAGGACCTGACCAAGTGGTCCTTCCTGCCGCCGATCCTCTCGGCCAACTGTGTCAACGACCAGACCGAACGCCCGCAGATCTTCATCCAGAATGAAGGCGGCAAGAACAAGTACTACCTGTTCACCATCAGCCACCAGTTCACCTACGCGGCCGGCATGCGCGGCCCGGACGGCGTCTACGGCTTCGTTGGCGACGGCGTGCGTTCGGACTACCAGCCGATGAACAACAGCGGCCTGGCCCTGGGCTCGCCCACGGACCTGAACCTTCCGTCCGAATCCCCGGAGGCACCCACTCCGAGCCAGAACGGCCGGCAGTTCCAGGCCTACTCGCACTACGTGCAGCCGGGCGGCCTGGTGCAGTCCTTCATCGACAACGTGAACGGCGTCCGCGGCGGATCCCTCTCGCCCACGGTGAAGATCAACTTCCGCGACGGCGTGTCCCAGGTGGACCGCAGCTTCGGCAAGAACGGCCTCGGCCCGTTCGGCTACCTGCCCACCAACCTGAAGGTCGGCGGCGAGGGCCTCTACAAGTAG
- a CDS encoding Asp23/Gls24 family envelope stress response protein: protein MEYQNPHPAPGAHADPAVALTAGTGRTVISETAVAKVAGIAARAVPGVYSLGTGPSRALGAIRDAVGSSDHAAGVHAEVGETQVAVDINLVAVYGTPLHSLADQVRAAVYAAVEELVGLQVIEVNVEINDVYVAGPAKPGLPVEAPVQREALQ, encoded by the coding sequence ATGGAATACCAGAATCCACATCCCGCGCCGGGGGCCCACGCTGATCCAGCCGTTGCCCTCACGGCCGGAACCGGACGAACCGTCATTTCCGAAACAGCTGTCGCCAAGGTTGCCGGCATCGCAGCCCGCGCCGTTCCGGGGGTGTATTCGCTCGGCACCGGTCCGTCCCGTGCCCTCGGAGCCATCCGGGACGCCGTCGGCAGCTCGGACCACGCCGCCGGAGTCCACGCGGAAGTCGGCGAGACGCAGGTGGCCGTGGACATCAACCTCGTGGCTGTCTACGGGACGCCGCTGCATTCCTTGGCGGACCAGGTCCGCGCCGCCGTCTATGCTGCCGTGGAGGAGCTCGTGGGCCTGCAGGTCATCGAGGTCAACGTGGAGATCAACGACGTCTACGTGGCGGGGCCCGCAAAGCCCGGCCTGCCCGTGGAAGCCCCGGTTCAAAGGGAGGCCCTGCAGTGA
- a CDS encoding glycoside hydrolase family 32 protein translates to MSTRLVAGFTAAALGLGVLGAGSVLTPAMLASPAQAVPPTAPITLGSTTSPLPDTVPVSGSWTRTSDGGQTAVAPADHNAAAISEQRIDGTARYTADVTVDSGSPYAVGALVFRGAADASSGYAATIDPNLDRVRLFDLATGEDVAPPVPVPLDTGRAYSVDIHVDGARIYVAVDGVARIDTSDQRYQGGHVGLHAYNGSVSFSQPRVRTVDANVSGWQADGTGWTATATGFRGAAQDGANLRAVATDQAPRVTDFTADIQVTSAYAVGAVLFRANGAGTAGYAAEVDANAGRLRLYRIEDNATLGTYATDITVNAVYRLRVTADGGQLAVHWQTDLLDPNGFAPAITAADTAHGSGHVGLLAFNGTTLFQGMTLKGLDTSLQGWRTAAGSWEPDVRGVRGASDGLPAGADAARFVPAVASDVVASLDLDVAAPATAAVVVRSAPDGTGGTELRVDPGAGTVLLADRGTGTVLASGAVPPDSFATGQLNRVQLTVRGAQATALINGVQAVSGPAGFAAGTGFGLRANGGGAYFQNVRADDVATYMNGLYQPGYHYSQNSGNSSDPNGLVYFDGEYHLFHQDRGRWAHAVSSDLLHWKQLPIALPHLAAGESWSGSAVVDATDSSGLFDGGQGLVAFYTSFNHDAPNGNQSVRAAYSKDHGRTWSIVQAPPVVENPGGPGGSWDFRDPKVTWDAAAGKWIMVVAGGDHVRFHTSTDLINWTFTSSFGYGDWVRGGVWECPDFFELPVDGQSGMKRWVLWWSTGAVRPTNGSSAQYVTGTWNGTTFSPDTGPEQVLQADSGRDYYAAMSFFGAPDGRRIMLGWMSNWDYAFSPPTGRWNGQLSVPRQLGLKDIPGSGLRLAQEPVAELAGLRTSTWQASDITVTPASANPLAAASGRSFELEAEVAIPSSGGASAFTFGLRKGPADDASGGTAQETLLRYEAGSGAMTLDRGQSGRKDFTRYFAGTGADNSGAPWSSETVPASGGGTERRVRLRALVDASSVELFGGNGTAAITSLVFPDPSSTGLSFSTSGGNARLVSVKVHQLADTSRLTAAPPSGVLPAAAGAARHNLGSYSVVPGGRWESTGAGLAGTFDKDSTAMSAATYSDVRVAATVRFGGGPYAGAMRSSDQVPGRGYGGAGSVLLRASDDGATAYYVNLDPNLRLARIFKLQNGVFNPAGSVLASVPLLLSHGVSYRLEVAAAGERLTVKLDGADILSVDDASLSSGKVGVNVFDGRAAYQDVLVTSSG, encoded by the coding sequence ATGTCCACAAGGTTAGTTGCAGGCTTTACCGCGGCCGCCCTGGGCCTTGGCGTCCTGGGTGCCGGCTCTGTCCTCACCCCGGCCATGCTGGCCTCACCCGCCCAGGCCGTCCCACCAACAGCTCCGATCACGCTGGGCAGCACCACCAGCCCCTTGCCGGACACGGTGCCGGTCAGCGGAAGCTGGACCCGGACGTCCGACGGCGGGCAGACCGCCGTCGCTCCCGCGGACCACAACGCCGCCGCCATCAGCGAACAGCGCATCGACGGCACTGCAAGGTACACCGCGGACGTCACCGTGGACTCCGGCAGCCCCTACGCCGTGGGGGCGCTGGTGTTCCGCGGCGCGGCCGATGCCAGCAGCGGCTACGCAGCCACCATCGATCCGAACCTGGACCGGGTCCGGCTCTTCGACCTGGCCACGGGGGAGGACGTGGCGCCGCCGGTCCCCGTGCCGCTGGACACGGGAAGAGCGTACTCCGTGGACATCCACGTGGACGGTGCGCGGATCTACGTGGCAGTGGACGGCGTTGCCCGAATCGACACCTCGGACCAGCGGTACCAGGGCGGCCACGTGGGCCTGCACGCCTACAACGGCTCGGTGAGCTTCAGCCAGCCCCGGGTCCGCACCGTCGACGCCAACGTCAGCGGCTGGCAGGCGGACGGGACCGGGTGGACCGCCACGGCCACGGGCTTCCGGGGTGCTGCTCAGGATGGCGCCAACCTCAGGGCAGTCGCCACGGACCAGGCGCCCCGGGTCACGGACTTCACGGCCGACATCCAGGTGACGTCCGCGTACGCGGTGGGCGCCGTCCTGTTCCGTGCCAACGGCGCAGGAACCGCCGGGTACGCCGCCGAAGTGGACGCCAACGCCGGCAGGCTGCGGCTCTACCGGATCGAGGACAACGCCACCCTGGGCACCTACGCCACGGACATCACCGTCAACGCGGTGTACCGGCTGCGGGTGACGGCCGACGGCGGGCAGCTCGCCGTGCACTGGCAGACCGACCTGCTGGACCCGAACGGCTTCGCCCCGGCCATCACGGCGGCGGACACAGCCCATGGCTCGGGCCACGTCGGCCTCCTCGCCTTCAACGGCACCACCCTGTTCCAGGGCATGACACTCAAGGGCCTGGACACCTCCCTGCAGGGCTGGCGCACCGCCGCGGGCAGCTGGGAACCCGACGTCCGCGGCGTTCGCGGCGCGTCGGACGGCCTGCCTGCGGGCGCGGACGCCGCGCGTTTCGTCCCGGCGGTAGCGTCCGACGTCGTCGCGTCCCTGGACTTGGACGTCGCCGCCCCGGCAACAGCCGCCGTCGTGGTCCGGAGCGCGCCGGACGGCACCGGCGGTACCGAACTCAGGGTGGACCCGGGCGCCGGGACGGTGCTTCTGGCAGACCGCGGCACGGGAACCGTCCTCGCCAGCGGGGCCGTGCCTCCGGACAGCTTCGCGACTGGGCAGCTGAACCGCGTCCAGTTGACCGTCCGCGGGGCGCAGGCCACGGCGCTGATCAACGGCGTCCAGGCCGTCTCGGGACCCGCCGGATTCGCGGCAGGCACCGGTTTCGGGCTGCGCGCCAACGGCGGGGGTGCCTACTTCCAGAACGTCCGCGCGGACGACGTTGCGACGTACATGAACGGCCTCTACCAGCCTGGCTACCACTACAGCCAGAACTCCGGGAACAGCTCCGACCCCAACGGCCTGGTGTATTTCGACGGCGAATACCACCTCTTCCACCAGGACCGCGGACGCTGGGCACACGCCGTCAGCAGCGACCTGCTGCACTGGAAGCAGTTGCCCATCGCCCTGCCACATTTGGCGGCGGGTGAGTCGTGGTCCGGCTCCGCGGTAGTGGATGCCACCGATTCCAGCGGACTGTTCGACGGCGGGCAGGGGCTTGTTGCGTTCTACACGAGCTTCAACCACGATGCCCCCAACGGCAACCAGTCCGTGCGGGCGGCCTACAGCAAGGACCACGGCCGCACGTGGTCAATCGTGCAGGCCCCGCCCGTGGTGGAGAACCCGGGCGGGCCGGGCGGCAGCTGGGACTTCAGGGACCCGAAAGTCACCTGGGATGCCGCCGCCGGCAAGTGGATCATGGTAGTGGCGGGCGGTGACCACGTGCGTTTCCACACCTCCACAGACCTCATCAACTGGACGTTCACCAGCTCGTTCGGCTACGGCGACTGGGTCCGCGGCGGGGTCTGGGAATGCCCGGACTTCTTTGAACTGCCGGTGGACGGCCAGTCGGGCATGAAACGCTGGGTGCTCTGGTGGAGCACGGGTGCCGTCAGGCCCACCAACGGCTCGTCGGCACAATACGTGACGGGGACGTGGAACGGGACAACCTTCAGTCCGGACACCGGCCCGGAGCAGGTGCTGCAGGCCGATTCAGGCCGTGACTACTACGCAGCCATGAGCTTCTTCGGCGCTCCGGACGGTCGGCGCATCATGCTGGGCTGGATGAGCAACTGGGACTATGCCTTCAGCCCGCCCACCGGGCGCTGGAACGGGCAGTTGAGCGTCCCGCGGCAGCTCGGCCTGAAGGACATTCCGGGCTCCGGGCTCCGGCTGGCGCAGGAGCCGGTGGCCGAACTGGCCGGGCTGCGCACGTCCACGTGGCAGGCGTCGGACATCACCGTTACGCCCGCATCAGCCAACCCGCTGGCCGCAGCCTCGGGGCGGTCCTTCGAACTGGAAGCCGAGGTGGCAATCCCGTCCTCCGGCGGTGCCTCGGCCTTCACCTTCGGGCTTCGGAAAGGACCGGCCGACGACGCATCCGGGGGCACCGCCCAGGAAACCCTGCTCCGCTACGAGGCAGGCTCCGGCGCCATGACGCTGGACCGCGGACAATCCGGCCGGAAGGACTTCACCCGGTACTTCGCCGGAACCGGTGCGGACAACTCCGGCGCACCGTGGAGTTCCGAGACCGTGCCGGCTTCCGGCGGCGGCACCGAGCGGCGGGTCAGGCTGCGGGCGCTGGTGGACGCATCCTCAGTTGAACTCTTCGGCGGAAACGGCACGGCAGCCATCACGTCCCTGGTGTTCCCGGATCCGTCCTCCACCGGGCTGTCCTTCAGCACCAGCGGCGGCAATGCCCGGCTGGTGTCCGTCAAAGTCCACCAGCTGGCGGACACCTCGCGCCTTACCGCCGCGCCGCCGTCGGGCGTCCTGCCGGCAGCTGCCGGCGCCGCACGTCACAACCTGGGTTCCTACTCCGTGGTTCCCGGAGGCCGCTGGGAAAGCACCGGGGCCGGGCTGGCCGGCACGTTCGACAAGGATTCCACTGCCATGAGCGCCGCCACGTACTCGGACGTCCGCGTGGCTGCCACCGTACGTTTCGGCGGCGGGCCCTACGCCGGGGCCATGCGCTCCAGCGACCAGGTGCCGGGGCGCGGCTACGGCGGCGCCGGCTCGGTGCTGCTGCGTGCTTCGGACGACGGCGCCACGGCGTACTACGTCAACCTGGACCCGAACCTGCGGCTTGCCCGGATCTTCAAGCTGCAGAACGGAGTGTTCAATCCCGCCGGCAGCGTCCTGGCCAGTGTCCCGCTGCTGCTCAGCCACGGGGTCAGTTACCGGCTGGAGGTTGCGGCGGCGGGGGAGCGGCTGACCGTGAAGCTCGACGGCGCCGACATCCTGTCCGTCGATGACGCGTCACTGTCCTCCGGCAAGGTGGGAGTGAACGTCTTCGACGGCCGGGCAGCCTATCAGGATGTCCTCGTGACCAGCTCGGGATGA